A stretch of the Calditrichota bacterium genome encodes the following:
- a CDS encoding sugar phosphate isomerase/epimerase, with product MSKIAVNLYTLRDFIKTRDGLKSTFKKLRDIGYENIQLGSVSPLGAEAYKKLLDDFGLTCVATHVRLFDTEEQALESIQMHHILNCKYSAISYMRGHTADEYIQMTKRAEKWAVLFKKNGITLAYHNHAHEFERFNGKTGLELIYENSSVLQGEIDTYWIQYGGGNPSDWIQKLSGRLPLIHLKDYGIYDGQPIFVEVGEGNLNFPRIIQRAKEAGVVWYIVEQDLHQRDPFDSVKISFNNLKAMGVDD from the coding sequence ATGTCAAAAATAGCGGTCAATTTGTACACATTGAGAGATTTTATTAAGACGCGGGACGGGCTGAAATCGACATTTAAGAAGCTGCGGGACATCGGCTACGAAAATATTCAACTGGGGTCTGTTTCGCCTTTGGGTGCTGAAGCCTACAAAAAGCTTCTGGATGATTTCGGCTTAACGTGTGTGGCAACCCATGTCCGTTTATTTGATACAGAAGAACAAGCGCTTGAAAGCATTCAAATGCACCATATTCTCAATTGCAAGTATTCTGCCATTTCTTACATGCGCGGGCACACGGCAGACGAGTACATTCAGATGACGAAACGGGCTGAAAAATGGGCGGTTCTCTTCAAAAAAAACGGCATTACTCTGGCCTATCACAACCATGCACACGAATTTGAACGATTTAACGGCAAAACGGGACTGGAGCTGATCTACGAGAACTCCTCTGTTTTGCAGGGTGAAATTGACACATACTGGATTCAGTACGGGGGCGGAAATCCGTCTGACTGGATCCAGAAATTAAGCGGGCGCCTGCCCCTGATTCATTTGAAAGATTATGGTATTTATGACGGACAACCCATTTTTGTGGAAGTAGGGGAGGGCAACCTCAATTTTCCCCGGATTATTCAGCGAGCAAAAGAGGCGGGTGTGGTCTGGTACATTGTGGAACAGGACCTGCACCAGCGGGATCCTTTTGATTCCGTAAAAATCAGTTTTAACAATTTGAAGGCCATGGGTGTGGATGATTAA
- a CDS encoding flippase-like domain-containing protein, which produces MSKKKGFLKKGFLVYVFLSFIVLLILFFSTSRPSQLKILLHLRWHYFLLLGGIILLRMTFDAMGLKVLIPKSIPISLWQTAKIRLMGIYFAVAVPISTSHVYFQSYLLSRFGISYAESLGILTLRTVLPTFFFLLLFPVYFLVPLPFSDSALLQKIIQITIFSFIGVIALLVGFLFFPKPLLSGIKTPLLLAVKFNLLKEEKYKIWIEKIGDSIFKISRLFQLYFRDKPGILLLALGYIIVSFLFEFLTANLVVLGMGLTIPFWKLYFLQFFLKIIVQYAPTPGGSGVDELTYAGLFALFLPRESIALAVFVWRFFHAYLLILIGGVLMFLEFKGKNVPGMSSLEGDNSPDASGSLQ; this is translated from the coding sequence TTGAGTAAAAAAAAGGGTTTTCTGAAAAAAGGATTTTTGGTTTACGTTTTTCTTAGTTTTATTGTTTTGCTGATTCTGTTTTTTTCGACGTCCCGACCCTCTCAGCTCAAAATCCTTTTGCACTTACGATGGCACTATTTTTTGCTGTTGGGTGGCATCATTCTGTTGCGAATGACATTCGATGCCATGGGCTTAAAGGTCTTAATTCCCAAATCCATTCCGATTTCACTCTGGCAAACAGCCAAAATTCGTTTAATGGGAATTTATTTTGCCGTTGCCGTCCCTATTTCAACCTCGCATGTCTATTTTCAATCCTATTTGTTGTCACGGTTTGGAATCAGCTACGCTGAGAGTTTGGGCATTCTCACTCTGCGTACGGTTTTACCCACGTTCTTTTTTCTGCTTTTGTTTCCCGTTTATTTTTTGGTGCCGCTTCCTTTTTCCGATTCGGCTCTTTTGCAAAAGATTATTCAAATTACCATTTTTTCTTTTATCGGCGTCATTGCTCTTCTTGTCGGTTTTTTGTTTTTTCCCAAACCCCTTCTCAGCGGAATAAAAACCCCCTTACTGCTGGCCGTTAAATTCAATCTGTTAAAAGAAGAAAAATACAAAATCTGGATCGAGAAAATCGGGGATTCAATTTTTAAAATTAGTCGTCTTTTTCAACTGTATTTTCGGGATAAACCGGGAATCCTTCTCCTGGCGCTGGGGTACATTATTGTTTCCTTTCTGTTTGAATTCCTGACCGCGAATTTGGTTGTTTTGGGAATGGGACTGACCATCCCTTTTTGGAAGCTTTATTTTCTCCAGTTTTTTTTGAAGATTATTGTTCAATATGCGCCGACTCCCGGCGGTTCGGGTGTGGATGAATTAACCTATGCCGGTCTGTTTGCCCTCTTCCTGCCCAGAGAATCCATTGCTTTGGCTGTTTTTGTGTGGCGGTTCTTTCACGCCTATCTTTTAATCCTCATCGGAGGAGTACTCATGTTTCTGGAATTCAAGGGGAAGAATGTGCCGGGCATGTCCTCATTGGAGGGGGACAATTCTCCGGATGCCTCTGGTTCTCTCCAATGA
- a CDS encoding hotdog fold thioesterase, with product MLTEKEWGFFREVIEEKIPFNRFIGLKVVEAREGFVVLKISFRPEFIGDPRRPALHGGLTSMILDSVGGAAGMTTLRSTRDRLATIDLRVDYLQPGDPEDLFAEGKIVKSGNRIIFTHMVAFQGDRKRIVAEGRGVYHVRRIEPGD from the coding sequence ATGCTGACTGAGAAGGAATGGGGCTTTTTTAGGGAGGTTATTGAGGAAAAAATCCCCTTCAATCGCTTCATTGGGTTAAAAGTAGTGGAAGCAAGAGAAGGATTTGTGGTGCTGAAGATATCATTTCGTCCCGAATTTATTGGCGATCCCAGACGGCCTGCCCTGCACGGCGGTCTGACATCCATGATTTTGGACTCCGTGGGCGGAGCGGCCGGAATGACCACCCTTCGGTCAACCCGGGATCGCCTGGCCACCATTGACCTGCGTGTGGATTACCTGCAGCCGGGCGATCCGGAGGATTTGTTTGCAGAAGGGAAAATTGTCAAAAGCGGCAATCGGATTATTTTTACCCACATGGTGGCCTTCCAGGGCGACCGCAAGCGGATTGTGGCCGAAGGCCGGGGTGTGTACCACGTTCGCCGGATTGAACCCGGGGATTGA
- a CDS encoding iron-sulfur cluster assembly protein, giving the protein MDRPINEKAVEDALRQVRHPEINDNIVHLGMFHGAEIKGQEVTLHLALPLDDIPKEIKHKIAEESVAVCKKAHPGVECLIRFEKMTQEEHDRFCEMASEEWAG; this is encoded by the coding sequence ATGGATAGACCCATCAACGAGAAGGCGGTGGAGGATGCCTTGCGGCAGGTCCGCCATCCGGAGATAAATGACAACATCGTCCATTTGGGAATGTTTCACGGTGCCGAAATCAAAGGTCAAGAGGTAACCCTTCACCTGGCTCTGCCTCTGGATGACATTCCAAAGGAGATCAAGCACAAAATTGCCGAAGAATCGGTGGCTGTTTGCAAGAAAGCGCACCCGGGTGTGGAATGCCTGATTCGTTTTGAAAAAATGACACAGGAGGAACATGACCGCTTTTGCGAAATGGCCAGTGAAGAGTGGGCCGGCTAA